A single genomic interval of Arthrobacter sp. NicSoilB8 harbors:
- a CDS encoding DUF1844 domain-containing protein produces the protein MSTSERNSHVFEPAAPQADVSQQIRDISEVPAIEVITTAAVHLMSAAAVKLGLAAEENAQELKDLDEARKLITALAGLVTAAAPEIGSQHAGPLRDGLRSLQLAFREESIIPDAPGKGPGEKYTGPVN, from the coding sequence ATGAGTACATCAGAGCGTAATTCCCACGTCTTCGAGCCAGCAGCCCCCCAGGCCGACGTCTCGCAACAGATCCGCGACATCTCGGAAGTCCCCGCGATCGAGGTCATCACCACGGCCGCCGTGCACCTGATGAGCGCCGCCGCAGTGAAGCTGGGCCTCGCCGCCGAGGAAAATGCCCAGGAACTCAAGGACCTGGACGAGGCCCGCAAGCTGATCACCGCCCTTGCCGGCTTGGTGACCGCGGCGGCGCCGGAAATCGGTTCCCAGCACGCCGGACCGTTGCGCGATGGACTGCGATCCCTCCAGCTCGCCTTCCGCGAGGAATCGATCATCCCGGACGCTCCGGGCAAGGGCCCGGGCGAGAAGTACACCGGCCCGGTCAACTAA
- the priA gene encoding bifunctional 1-(5-phosphoribosyl)-5-((5-phosphoribosylamino)methylideneamino)imidazole-4-carboxamide isomerase/phosphoribosylanthranilate isomerase PriA — translation MTTETPLPVLELLPAVDVVNGQAVRLVQGEAGSETSYGTPLEAALNWQEQGAEWVHLVDLDAAFGRGSNAELLREVVGRLDIKVELSGGLRDDESLEKALDLGVARVNLGTAALENPEWTHRVIERFGDKIAVGLDVRGTTLAGRGWTKEGGDLWEVLGRLEDAGCARYVVTDVTKDGTLQGPNVELLRQMVEKTGKPVVASGGISSLEDLLVLRSLVPLGVEGAIIGKALYSGNFTLPEALDVAGRR, via the coding sequence ATGACCACCGAAACCCCGCTGCCCGTACTCGAGCTTCTGCCCGCTGTCGACGTCGTCAACGGCCAGGCCGTCCGGCTCGTGCAGGGCGAAGCCGGCAGCGAGACGAGCTACGGCACTCCGCTGGAGGCCGCACTCAACTGGCAGGAGCAGGGCGCTGAATGGGTGCATCTGGTCGATCTCGACGCCGCGTTCGGGCGAGGCTCCAACGCCGAACTGCTGCGCGAGGTCGTGGGGCGGCTGGACATCAAGGTGGAGCTCTCCGGCGGCCTGCGCGACGACGAGTCCCTTGAGAAGGCCCTCGACCTGGGCGTCGCCCGCGTCAATCTGGGCACCGCGGCACTGGAAAACCCGGAGTGGACCCACCGGGTGATTGAACGCTTCGGCGACAAGATCGCCGTCGGCCTGGACGTCCGGGGCACCACCCTCGCCGGCCGGGGCTGGACCAAGGAAGGCGGGGACCTCTGGGAGGTGCTGGGCCGTCTCGAGGACGCTGGCTGCGCCCGGTACGTCGTCACCGATGTGACCAAGGACGGCACGCTCCAGGGCCCCAACGTCGAACTGCTGCGTCAGATGGTTGAGAAGACCGGCAAGCCCGTTGTCGCCTCCGGCGGCATTTCCAGCCTCGAGGACCTCCTGGTCCTGCGGTCCCTGGTCCCGCTCGGCGTCGAGGGCGCCATCATCGGCAAGGCCCTCTACAGCGGCAATTTCACCCTGCCTGAGGCCCTCGACGTCGCCGGCCGCCGCTAG
- a CDS encoding SseB family protein, with translation MTHTHEPHDGARAGTGAAPVRHLPGHIAAALAGAGGATDSAGQPWAGRSLSGEAAKIHNFEDDDGAADAGYLAAVADLAAGTGNEAAVVAALATARVFVPIVAQLAEEGEAVTRPQGNKSQGDKPHEDEPHGLHSDKQADMALVTLKAPDGRTAMPVFTSAASLEAWHKEARPVAVYAARAALSAVSEGAELLVVDPGSELTFVVRRPAVWALAQQQTWTPSYADAEVAGALGDSTVGFAAVRRVEIHPGGGVASATADGRRLPGGGAGPELRVVLYLEDGLDAAGVQSIVAGLNNAWARNEIFAERVDSIEVKLQRAAP, from the coding sequence ATGACGCACACCCACGAGCCCCACGACGGCGCGCGGGCAGGCACCGGAGCGGCTCCCGTCCGGCATCTGCCCGGACACATCGCGGCTGCCCTTGCTGGCGCCGGCGGTGCCACAGACTCCGCCGGTCAACCGTGGGCAGGCCGCAGCCTGTCCGGGGAGGCCGCGAAGATCCATAACTTCGAGGACGACGACGGCGCCGCCGACGCCGGCTACCTGGCGGCCGTGGCCGACCTCGCCGCAGGCACGGGCAATGAAGCGGCCGTGGTCGCAGCGCTTGCCACCGCCCGGGTGTTTGTGCCGATTGTTGCCCAGCTCGCCGAAGAGGGCGAAGCCGTGACCCGCCCGCAAGGGAACAAGTCGCAGGGGGACAAACCGCACGAGGATGAGCCGCACGGACTGCACTCGGACAAACAGGCCGACATGGCCCTCGTGACGCTCAAGGCGCCCGACGGGAGGACGGCCATGCCCGTCTTCACCTCCGCGGCGTCACTGGAGGCATGGCATAAGGAAGCCAGGCCGGTCGCCGTGTACGCGGCCCGGGCGGCCCTGTCAGCTGTCTCGGAAGGTGCCGAGCTGCTCGTGGTGGATCCCGGATCGGAGCTGACCTTCGTGGTGCGCCGGCCCGCGGTCTGGGCCCTGGCGCAGCAGCAGACCTGGACGCCGTCGTACGCCGATGCGGAAGTTGCCGGTGCCCTCGGGGACAGTACTGTTGGCTTTGCGGCGGTCCGGCGTGTTGAAATTCATCCAGGGGGTGGAGTTGCCTCGGCCACGGCCGACGGCAGGCGGCTCCCTGGTGGGGGAGCAGGCCCGGAACTTCGTGTGGTGCTGTACCTTGAAGACGGGCTCGACGCCGCCGGCGTGCAGTCCATCGTTGCCGGCCTCAACAACGCCTGGGCCCGGAATGAAATCTTTGCCGAGCGGGTTGATTCGATCGAGGTCAAGCTGCAGCGCGCGGCACCATAG
- a CDS encoding MFS transporter: MNFALYRELLAVRPIRRLLLVGMIARIPHSAAGVLLTLHIVLSLGQGYAAAGAAAAVMTIGIAVGAPWRGRRVDTVGLRKALIPSVISETVIWSIVPHVSYEALLPLVFIGGLLTLPIFSVVRQSLGVLAPGEQRRTAFALDAIATELVFMIGPAVGAVVATSGQSVLGLTIVGVATSVSGLFLMWFNPPTRTATPDTGLEAEELECAEAAVVAAAPAHLQEAAAELAPLAAAAEERRQRRSGLRHRVVHNFGWFTAAVAAVFAVAAGAGMVLSGTDVGIVAALQTGGHEAEIGIVFLFWCAASVVGGVLYGAMHRPISPILLLLGMSALTIPMAFATDTWTLSLLSLLPGLLCAPVLSAASEKVAELVDESRRGEAMGWYGSALTGGVALGAPLAGLFIDVIGPSAGFVAVGLAGVGLCLVGLALQHVRRRRLAHA; the protein is encoded by the coding sequence GTGAATTTCGCGCTTTACCGGGAACTGCTTGCTGTCCGGCCCATCAGGAGGCTCCTGCTGGTCGGCATGATCGCCCGCATACCGCACTCGGCGGCCGGCGTCCTGCTGACCTTGCACATCGTCCTGAGCCTTGGCCAGGGCTACGCCGCCGCCGGCGCGGCTGCGGCCGTCATGACGATCGGCATCGCCGTTGGCGCGCCCTGGCGCGGTCGCCGTGTCGACACAGTGGGACTGCGCAAGGCGCTCATTCCGTCCGTCATCTCCGAAACCGTGATCTGGTCAATCGTGCCGCACGTGTCCTACGAGGCCTTGCTGCCCTTGGTCTTCATCGGCGGCCTGCTGACCCTGCCCATCTTCAGCGTGGTGCGCCAGTCACTGGGCGTGCTCGCCCCCGGAGAACAGCGCCGCACCGCCTTCGCCCTGGACGCCATCGCCACTGAACTGGTCTTCATGATCGGCCCCGCTGTCGGTGCCGTCGTCGCCACCAGCGGGCAGTCCGTCCTGGGCCTGACAATAGTCGGCGTGGCCACGTCCGTCTCGGGATTGTTCCTCATGTGGTTCAACCCGCCCACCCGGACGGCTACCCCCGACACCGGGCTCGAAGCGGAGGAATTGGAATGCGCGGAGGCCGCCGTCGTCGCCGCCGCGCCGGCCCACCTGCAGGAGGCCGCCGCGGAACTGGCGCCGCTGGCAGCCGCCGCCGAGGAACGGAGGCAACGACGCTCCGGCCTGCGGCACAGGGTCGTCCACAATTTCGGCTGGTTCACCGCCGCTGTGGCCGCCGTCTTCGCCGTCGCTGCCGGCGCCGGCATGGTCCTCAGCGGTACCGACGTCGGGATCGTCGCGGCCCTCCAGACCGGCGGCCACGAGGCCGAGATCGGGATCGTGTTCCTCTTTTGGTGCGCGGCCTCGGTGGTGGGCGGCGTCCTCTATGGCGCCATGCACCGGCCCATCTCGCCAATCCTCCTGCTGCTGGGCATGTCGGCCCTGACCATCCCGATGGCCTTCGCGACCGACACCTGGACCCTCAGCCTGCTCTCGCTGCTGCCCGGGCTGCTGTGCGCCCCGGTACTCTCGGCTGCCTCGGAAAAGGTGGCCGAGCTGGTCGACGAGAGCCGACGCGGCGAGGCGATGGGCTGGTACGGTTCCGCCCTGACCGGCGGAGTGGCCCTGGGAGCGCCGCTGGCCGGGCTGTTCATCGACGTCATCGGCCCGTCGGCCGGCTTCGTTGCCGTGGGGCTGGCCGGTGTGGGCCTCTGCCTCGTGGGACTTGCCCTGCAGCACGTGCGGCGCCGCCGCCTCGCCCACGCCTGA
- the infC gene encoding translation initiation factor IF-3 has protein sequence MRLVGPAGEQVGIVRIEDALRLAAESDLDLVEVAPQAKPPVCKLMDFGKYKYEAAVKAREARKNQTNTVLKEIRFRLKIDTHDYETKRGHALRFLGAGDKVKAMIQFRGREQQRPEMGIRLLQRFADDVAEVGVVESSPRIDGRNMVMVVGPLKNKAEAKAEARRATQRAEAKAENEAKASGRVDVSGGNAPLTQTLSDLLPEGFVLETEAPATEAAVEESKAEEVKVEESKAEEVKVEEAKAEATTPAPVEETKIEEAPAQEAPKEAVAEKPAAIKAPEAPKAEKPVAAKAAVAPKAAPAPAAKAPEEKAAESVPAAPAAAPKPVAAPKPIPRPAAPKPAARPAAPRAAAKPGSKKTN, from the coding sequence GTGCGGCTGGTCGGCCCTGCAGGCGAACAAGTAGGAATTGTCCGTATTGAGGATGCCCTGCGTTTGGCTGCCGAGTCCGATCTTGATCTCGTTGAAGTAGCACCGCAGGCCAAGCCTCCGGTGTGCAAGCTGATGGACTTCGGCAAGTACAAGTACGAAGCCGCTGTCAAGGCACGTGAAGCCCGGAAGAACCAGACCAACACGGTCCTGAAGGAAATCCGCTTCCGCCTGAAGATCGACACCCACGACTACGAGACCAAGCGCGGCCACGCGCTTCGCTTCCTCGGTGCCGGTGACAAGGTCAAGGCCATGATCCAGTTCCGCGGCCGTGAGCAGCAGCGCCCCGAGATGGGCATCCGCTTGCTCCAGCGCTTCGCCGACGACGTCGCCGAAGTGGGCGTTGTGGAGTCCAGCCCGCGCATCGATGGCCGCAACATGGTCATGGTGGTGGGCCCGCTGAAGAACAAGGCCGAGGCCAAGGCGGAGGCCCGCCGCGCAACGCAGCGTGCAGAAGCCAAGGCTGAGAACGAGGCCAAGGCATCCGGGCGCGTCGACGTCTCCGGTGGCAACGCGCCGCTGACCCAGACGTTGTCGGACCTCCTGCCGGAAGGCTTTGTCCTAGAGACGGAGGCTCCCGCAACGGAGGCCGCCGTCGAAGAGAGCAAGGCCGAAGAGGTCAAGGTCGAGGAGAGCAAGGCCGAAGAGGTCAAGGTCGAAGAGGCCAAGGCCGAAGCGACCACGCCGGCCCCGGTCGAGGAGACCAAGATCGAAGAAGCTCCGGCCCAGGAAGCACCGAAGGAGGCTGTGGCTGAGAAGCCGGCAGCCATCAAGGCTCCTGAGGCTCCGAAGGCCGAGAAGCCGGTAGCAGCCAAGGCTGCCGTGGCTCCGAAAGCGGCTCCGGCTCCTGCGGCTAAGGCTCCTGAAGAGAAGGCTGCGGAATCCGTTCCGGCGGCTCCGGCGGCCGCACCGAAGCCGGTTGCTGCTCCCAAGCCGATTCCGAGGCCTGCAGCGCCGAAGCCCGCCGCACGGCCGGCCGCCCCCCGGGCAGCCGCCAAGCCTGGCAG